A genomic segment from Gracilinanus agilis isolate LMUSP501 chromosome 1, AgileGrace, whole genome shotgun sequence encodes:
- the SOCS6 gene encoding suppressor of cytokine signaling 6, whose product MKKISLKTFRKSFNLNKSKEENDFVVVQQPSLTTDFGKDDSLFSSCYGKDLASCEINSEDEKSGKNRSKSESLMGTLKRRLSAKQKQKGKGSPPSVNSADEDTFSSSSAPIVFKDVRAQRPLRSTSLRNHHYSPTPWPLRPTNSEETCIKMEVRVKALVHSSNPSPALNGVRKDFHDLQSDSVFQEQNSALKSTESQNGDLHLHIDEHVPVVIGLMPQDYIQYTVPLDEGMYPLEGSRSYCLDSSSPMEVSTVPSQVGRNSFHEDESQVDQDIVVAPDIFVDQAVNGLLIGTTGVMLQSPRVNHSDVPPLSPLLPPMQNNQIQRNFSGLNGTDTHVSESMRCHLNFDPNTAPGVGRVYDSVQNSGPMVVTSLTEELKKLAKQGWYWGPITRWEAEGKLANVPDGSFLVRDSSDDRYLLSLSFRSHGKTLHTRIEHSNGRFSFYEQPDVEGHTSIVDLIEHSIRDSENGAFCYSRSRLPGSATYPVRLTNPVSRFMQVRSLQYLCRFVIRQYTRIDLIQKLPLPNKMKDYLQEKHY is encoded by the coding sequence ATGAAGAAAATCAGTCTTAAGACCTTTCGGAAGTCTTTCAACTTGAATAAAAGTAAAGAAGAGAATGATTTTGTGGTGGTTCAACAACCATCACTAACCACTGACTTTGGAAAAGATGATTCCTTGTTTAGTAGCTGCTATGGTAAAGATTTGGCCAGCTGTGAAATTAACAGTGAAGatgagaaaagtggaaaaaatagaTCCAAAAGTGAAAGCTTAATGGGTACATTAAAAAGGCGACTTTcagcaaaacaaaagcaaaaaggcaAGGGCAGCCCACCATCTGTGAACTCAGCAGATGAGGACACCTTCTCCTCTTCATCAGCTCCAATAGTCTTTAAAGATGTAAGAGCTCAAAGACCATTAAGGTCAACATCCCTTCGTAATCATCACTATAGTCCTACTCCATGGCCTCTTCGTCCTACAAACTCAGAGGAGACCTGTATCAAGATGGAAGTAAGAGTCAAGGCTTTGGTTCACTCCTCCAATCCAAGCCCAGCACTGAATGGTGTTCGAAAAGATTTTCATGATTTGCAGTCTGACAGTGTGTTCCAAGAACAAAACAGTGCATTAAAAAGTACAGAATCTCAAAATGGAGACCTGCATCTTCACATCGATGAACATGTGCCTGTAGTTATTGGACTTATGCCTCAGGACTACATTCAGTATACTGTGCCTTTAGATGAGGGAATGTATCCTTTGGAAGGATCACGTAGTTATTGTCTGGACAGTTCTTCTCCCATGGAAGTGTCAACCGTTCCTTCTCAGGTAGGAAGGAACTCCTTCCATGAGGATGAGAGCCAGGTAGATCAGGACATAGTAGTTGCCCCAGATATCTTCGTGGATCAGGCAGTTAACGGCTTGTTGATTGGCACCACGGGAGTCATGTTGCAAAGCCCAAGAGTGAATCATAGTGATGTCCCTCCACTCTCACCATTGCTACCTCCAATGCAGAATAATCAAATCCAAAGGAACTTTAGTGGACTGAATGGCACAGATACACATGTGTCTGAAAGTATGCGTTGCCATTTGAATTTTGATCCTAACACTGCTCCTGGAGTTGGAAGAGTTTACGACTCTGTACAAAATAGTGGCCCTATGGTTGTGACAAGTCTTACAGAGGAACTGAAAAAACTTGCAAAACAAGGATGGTACTGGGGACCAATTACACGTTGGGAGGCAGAAGGAAAGTTGGCAAATGTGCCTGATGGTTCTTTTCTTGTTCGTGATAGTTCTGATGACCGTTACCTTTTAAGCTTGAGCTTTCGCTCCCATGGTAAAACACTTCACACTAGAATTGAACACTCAAATGGTAGGTTTAGCTTTTATGAACAACCAGATGTGGAAGGGCATACTTCTATAGTTGATCTAATTGAACATTCAATCAGGGACTCTGAAAATGGAGCTTTTTGCTATTCGCGGTCTCGGTTGCCTGGATCTGCAACCTACCCTGTCAGACTGACCAATCCTGTATCACGGTTCATGCAGGTGCGTTCATTGCAGTACCTATGTCGTTTTGTAATACGTCAGTACACCAGAATAGACTTGATTCAAAAACTGCCTTTGCCAAACAAAATGAAGGATTATTTACAAGAAAAGCACTACTGA